One segment of Tamandua tetradactyla isolate mTamTet1 chromosome 13, mTamTet1.pri, whole genome shotgun sequence DNA contains the following:
- the ARID5B gene encoding AT-rich interactive domain-containing protein 5B isoform X4, whose translation MAPNLKGRPRKKKSCPQRRDSFSGVKDSNNNSDGKAVAKVKCEARSALTKPKNNHNNCKKIPNEEKPKVAIGEECRADEQAFLVALYKYMKERKTPIERIPYLGFKQINLWTMFQAAQKLGGYETITARRQWKHIYDELGGNPGSTSAATCTRRHYERLILPYERFIKGEEDKPLPPIKPRKQENSSQENENKTKVSGTKRIKHENPKSKKEKENAPKPQDASEVSSEPEKEQETLNQKSITEPLPAADMKKKREGYQDFATRSSVSRADPEKDSDTDHGANGEKAAEEGAEKGAAPPLTSASPAPERDPALMAGAGKQSLASPPALVDSKQDPKPCCFTESPENELQEASFPSFPTPQPPLASQNEMEDDKLPAVADYIANCTVKVDQLGSDDIHTALKQTPKVLVVQSFDMFKDKDLTGPMNENHGLNYTPLLYSRGNPGIMSPLAKKKLLSQVSGASLSSSYPYGSPPPLISKKKLIARDDLCSGLSQAHHGQTTDHMAVNRPSVIQHVQSFRSKPSEERKSISDMLKHDKLSRADQHRCSFSKHHLSSLADSYVLKQEMQEGKEKFLEKRALPHSHMPSFLADFYSSPHLHSLYRHTEHHLHSEQTSKYPTRDMYRESENSSFPSHRHHEKLHVNYLASLHLQDKKSAATETPTDDQPTDLSLPKNPHKLPGKVLGLAASATGPPEGKGASHFQVISSQSRDCHPKACRVSPMTMSAPKKYPESFSRSGKPHHVRLENFRKMEGMVHPILHRKMSPQSIGAARPIKRSLEDLDLVIAGKKARAVSPLDTSKEVSGKEKASDQESEGSSKAAHGGHPGGGAEGHKLPLSSPIFPGLYSGSLCNSGLNSRLPAGYSHSLQYLKNQTMLSPLMQPLAFHSLVMQRGIFTSPTNSQQLYRHLAAAAPVGSSYGDLLHNSIYPLAAINPQAAFPSSQLSSVHPSTKL comes from the exons gtgaAATGTGAGGCCAGGTCAGCCTTGACCAAGCCGAAGAATAACCATAATAACTGTAAAAAAATCCCAAATGAAGAAAAACCAAAGGTTGCCATTGGCGAAGAGTGCAGGGCAGATGAGCAGGCTTTCCTGGTGGCACTTTATAAAtacatgaaagaaaggaaaacgcCAATAGAACGAATACCCTATCtaggtttcaaacaga TTAACCTTTGGACTATGTTTCAAGCTGCTCAAAAACTGGGAGGATATGAAACA ATCACAGCCCGCCGCCAATGGAAGCATATTTATGATGAATTAGGCGGTAACCCTGGGAGCACTAGTGCTGCCACTTGTACTCGAAGACATTATGAAAG ATTAATCCTACCATACGAAAGGTTTATTAAAGGAGAAGAAGATAAGCCCCTGCCTCCAATCAAACCTCGGAAACAGGAGAACAGTTCACAAGAGaatgagaataaaacaaaagTGTCAGGAACCAAACGCATCAAACATGAAAACCccaaaagtaagaaagaaaaagagaatgccCCCAAGCCCCAGGATGCGTCAGAG GTTTCATCAGAGCCAGAGAAGGAACAAGAGACTTTAAACCAGAAGAGCATCACTGAGCCTCTCCCAGCAGCAGacatgaagaagaaaagggaagggtaCCAGGATTTTGCAACTAGGTCCTCAGTGTCAAGAGCAGACCCAGAAAAGGACAGCGACACAGACCATGGTGCCAACGGTGAGAAGGCGGCAGAGGAGGGGGCAGAGAAGGGGGCCGCCCCTCCACTCACAAGCGCTTCTCCTGCCCCGGAAAGGGATCCCGCCCTGATGGCTGGGGCTGGCAAACAGTCGCTTGCCTCTCCCCCTGCCCTCGTGGACTCCAAACAAGACCCCAAACCCTGCTGCTTTACAGAGAGCCCCGAAAATGAACTCCAAGAAGCGTCCTTCCCCAGcttccccaccccacagcccccgCTGGCCAGCCAGAATGAGATGGAAGACGATAAGCTGCCCGCAGTGGCCGATTACATCGCGAACTGCACCGTCAAGGTGGACCAGCTGGGCAGCGATGACATCCACACCGCCCTGAAGCAGACCCCGAAAGTCCTTGTGGTCCAGTCGTTTGACATGTTCAAAGACAAAGACCTGACTGGGCCCATGAATGAGAACCACGGACTCAATTACACTCCCCTGCTCTACTCAAGGGGCAACCCGGGCATCATGTCCCCGCTGGCCAAGAAAaaacttctgtcccaggtgagcggagccagcctctccagcagCTACCCTTACGGCTCCCCGCCACCTTTGATCAGCAAAAAGAAACTGATTGCAAGGGATGACCTGTGTTCGGGTTTGTCCCAGGCCCACCACGGCCAAACCACTGACCACATGGCAGTCAACCGGCCGTCCGTGATTCAGCACGTGCAGAGTTTCCGAAGCAAGCCCTCGGAGGAGAGGAAGTCCATCAGTGACATGCTCAAGCATGACAAACTGAGCCGAGCGGACCAGCACCGCTGCAGCTTCTCCAAGCATCACCTTAGCTCCCTTGCTGACTCCTACGTCCTAAAGCAAGAAATGCAAGAGGGCAAGGAGAAATTCTTAGAGAAAAGGGCACTGCCCCATTCCCATATGCCCAGCTTCCTGGCAGACTTCTACTCATCTCCGCATCTTCACAGCCTCTATAGACACACCGAACACCATCTTCATAGCGAACAGACGTCTAAGTACCCCACCAGGGACATGTACAGAGAATCAGAGAACAGTTCCTTCCCTTCCCATAGACACCACGAAAAGCTCCATGTCAATTATCTGGCATCTCTGCACCTGCAGGACAAAAAGTCAGCTGCAACAGAAACCCCTACTGATGACCAGCCGACGGATCTGAGCCTGCCCAAGAACCCGCACAAACTCCCCGGCAAGGTCCTGGGCCTGGCCGCCTCGGCCACCGGGCCCCCGGAGGGCAAAGGGGCCTCCCACTTCCAGGTCATCAGCAGCCAGAGTCGAGACTGTCACCCCAAAGCCTGTCGGGTCTCACCCATGACCATGTCGGCACCCAAAAAATACCCCGAATCCTTTTCCAGATCGGGCAAACCTCACCACGTGAGACTGGAGAACTTCAGGAAGATGGAGGGCATGGTCCACCCTATCCTGCACCGGAAAATGAGCCCTCAGAGCATCGGGGCAGCGCGCCCCATAAAGCGCAGCCTCGAGGACTTGGACCTGGTGATCGCCGGGAAAAAGGCCCGGGCGGTGTCTCCTCTGGACACATCCAAGGAGGTGTCTGGAAAGGAGAAGGCCTCTGACCAGGAGAGCGAAGGCAGCAGCAAGGCAGCCCACGGTGGGCATCCTGGGGGTGGAGCCGAAGGCCACAAGCTTCCCCTCTCCTCGCCCATCTTCCCAGGGTTGTATTCTGGGAGCCTGTGTAACTCGGGCCTCAACTCCAGGCTCCCAGCTGGGTATTCTCATTCTCTGCAGTACTTGAAAAACCAGACTATGCTTTCTCCGCTCATGCAACCTCTGGCTTTCCACTCGCTCGTGATGCAAAGAGGAATTTTTACGTCGCCCACGAATTCCCAGCAGCTGTACAGACACTTGGCTGCGGCCGCACCTGTAGGAAGTTCGTACGGTGACCTTTTGCACAACAGCATTTACCCTTTAGCTGCTATAAATCCTCAAGCTGCCTTTCCATCTTCCCAGCTGTCGTCCGTACACCCCAGTACAAAACTGTAA
- the ARID5B gene encoding AT-rich interactive domain-containing protein 5B isoform X3 gives MLKRIQDKPSSILMDQFALALGGIAVVSKNPQILYCRDTFDHPTLIENESICDEFAPNLKGRPRKKKSCPQRRDSFSGVKDSNNNSDGKAVAKVKCEARSALTKPKNNHNNCKKIPNEEKPKVAIGEECRADEQAFLVALYKYMKERKTPIERIPYLGFKQINLWTMFQAAQKLGGYETITARRQWKHIYDELGGNPGSTSAATCTRRHYERLILPYERFIKGEEDKPLPPIKPRKQENSSQENENKTKVSGTKRIKHENPKSKKEKENAPKPQDASEVSSEPEKEQETLNQKSITEPLPAADMKKKREGYQDFATRSSVSRADPEKDSDTDHGANGEKAAEEGAEKGAAPPLTSASPAPERDPALMAGAGKQSLASPPALVDSKQDPKPCCFTESPENELQEASFPSFPTPQPPLASQNEMEDDKLPAVADYIANCTVKVDQLGSDDIHTALKQTPKVLVVQSFDMFKDKDLTGPMNENHGLNYTPLLYSRGNPGIMSPLAKKKLLSQVSGASLSSSYPYGSPPPLISKKKLIARDDLCSGLSQAHHGQTTDHMAVNRPSVIQHVQSFRSKPSEERKSISDMLKHDKLSRADQHRCSFSKHHLSSLADSYVLKQEMQEGKEKFLEKRALPHSHMPSFLADFYSSPHLHSLYRHTEHHLHSEQTSKYPTRDMYRESENSSFPSHRHHEKLHVNYLASLHLQDKKSAATETPTDDQPTDLSLPKNPHKLPGKVLGLAASATGPPEGKGASHFQVISSQSRDCHPKACRVSPMTMSAPKKYPESFSRSGKPHHVRLENFRKMEGMVHPILHRKMSPQSIGAARPIKRSLEDLDLVIAGKKARAVSPLDTSKEVSGKEKASDQESEGSSKAAHGGHPGGGAEGHKLPLSSPIFPGLYSGSLCNSGLNSRLPAGYSHSLQYLKNQTMLSPLMQPLAFHSLVMQRGIFTSPTNSQQLYRHLAAAAPVGSSYGDLLHNSIYPLAAINPQAAFPSSQLSSVHPSTKL, from the exons gtgaAATGTGAGGCCAGGTCAGCCTTGACCAAGCCGAAGAATAACCATAATAACTGTAAAAAAATCCCAAATGAAGAAAAACCAAAGGTTGCCATTGGCGAAGAGTGCAGGGCAGATGAGCAGGCTTTCCTGGTGGCACTTTATAAAtacatgaaagaaaggaaaacgcCAATAGAACGAATACCCTATCtaggtttcaaacaga TTAACCTTTGGACTATGTTTCAAGCTGCTCAAAAACTGGGAGGATATGAAACA ATCACAGCCCGCCGCCAATGGAAGCATATTTATGATGAATTAGGCGGTAACCCTGGGAGCACTAGTGCTGCCACTTGTACTCGAAGACATTATGAAAG ATTAATCCTACCATACGAAAGGTTTATTAAAGGAGAAGAAGATAAGCCCCTGCCTCCAATCAAACCTCGGAAACAGGAGAACAGTTCACAAGAGaatgagaataaaacaaaagTGTCAGGAACCAAACGCATCAAACATGAAAACCccaaaagtaagaaagaaaaagagaatgccCCCAAGCCCCAGGATGCGTCAGAG GTTTCATCAGAGCCAGAGAAGGAACAAGAGACTTTAAACCAGAAGAGCATCACTGAGCCTCTCCCAGCAGCAGacatgaagaagaaaagggaagggtaCCAGGATTTTGCAACTAGGTCCTCAGTGTCAAGAGCAGACCCAGAAAAGGACAGCGACACAGACCATGGTGCCAACGGTGAGAAGGCGGCAGAGGAGGGGGCAGAGAAGGGGGCCGCCCCTCCACTCACAAGCGCTTCTCCTGCCCCGGAAAGGGATCCCGCCCTGATGGCTGGGGCTGGCAAACAGTCGCTTGCCTCTCCCCCTGCCCTCGTGGACTCCAAACAAGACCCCAAACCCTGCTGCTTTACAGAGAGCCCCGAAAATGAACTCCAAGAAGCGTCCTTCCCCAGcttccccaccccacagcccccgCTGGCCAGCCAGAATGAGATGGAAGACGATAAGCTGCCCGCAGTGGCCGATTACATCGCGAACTGCACCGTCAAGGTGGACCAGCTGGGCAGCGATGACATCCACACCGCCCTGAAGCAGACCCCGAAAGTCCTTGTGGTCCAGTCGTTTGACATGTTCAAAGACAAAGACCTGACTGGGCCCATGAATGAGAACCACGGACTCAATTACACTCCCCTGCTCTACTCAAGGGGCAACCCGGGCATCATGTCCCCGCTGGCCAAGAAAaaacttctgtcccaggtgagcggagccagcctctccagcagCTACCCTTACGGCTCCCCGCCACCTTTGATCAGCAAAAAGAAACTGATTGCAAGGGATGACCTGTGTTCGGGTTTGTCCCAGGCCCACCACGGCCAAACCACTGACCACATGGCAGTCAACCGGCCGTCCGTGATTCAGCACGTGCAGAGTTTCCGAAGCAAGCCCTCGGAGGAGAGGAAGTCCATCAGTGACATGCTCAAGCATGACAAACTGAGCCGAGCGGACCAGCACCGCTGCAGCTTCTCCAAGCATCACCTTAGCTCCCTTGCTGACTCCTACGTCCTAAAGCAAGAAATGCAAGAGGGCAAGGAGAAATTCTTAGAGAAAAGGGCACTGCCCCATTCCCATATGCCCAGCTTCCTGGCAGACTTCTACTCATCTCCGCATCTTCACAGCCTCTATAGACACACCGAACACCATCTTCATAGCGAACAGACGTCTAAGTACCCCACCAGGGACATGTACAGAGAATCAGAGAACAGTTCCTTCCCTTCCCATAGACACCACGAAAAGCTCCATGTCAATTATCTGGCATCTCTGCACCTGCAGGACAAAAAGTCAGCTGCAACAGAAACCCCTACTGATGACCAGCCGACGGATCTGAGCCTGCCCAAGAACCCGCACAAACTCCCCGGCAAGGTCCTGGGCCTGGCCGCCTCGGCCACCGGGCCCCCGGAGGGCAAAGGGGCCTCCCACTTCCAGGTCATCAGCAGCCAGAGTCGAGACTGTCACCCCAAAGCCTGTCGGGTCTCACCCATGACCATGTCGGCACCCAAAAAATACCCCGAATCCTTTTCCAGATCGGGCAAACCTCACCACGTGAGACTGGAGAACTTCAGGAAGATGGAGGGCATGGTCCACCCTATCCTGCACCGGAAAATGAGCCCTCAGAGCATCGGGGCAGCGCGCCCCATAAAGCGCAGCCTCGAGGACTTGGACCTGGTGATCGCCGGGAAAAAGGCCCGGGCGGTGTCTCCTCTGGACACATCCAAGGAGGTGTCTGGAAAGGAGAAGGCCTCTGACCAGGAGAGCGAAGGCAGCAGCAAGGCAGCCCACGGTGGGCATCCTGGGGGTGGAGCCGAAGGCCACAAGCTTCCCCTCTCCTCGCCCATCTTCCCAGGGTTGTATTCTGGGAGCCTGTGTAACTCGGGCCTCAACTCCAGGCTCCCAGCTGGGTATTCTCATTCTCTGCAGTACTTGAAAAACCAGACTATGCTTTCTCCGCTCATGCAACCTCTGGCTTTCCACTCGCTCGTGATGCAAAGAGGAATTTTTACGTCGCCCACGAATTCCCAGCAGCTGTACAGACACTTGGCTGCGGCCGCACCTGTAGGAAGTTCGTACGGTGACCTTTTGCACAACAGCATTTACCCTTTAGCTGCTATAAATCCTCAAGCTGCCTTTCCATCTTCCCAGCTGTCGTCCGTACACCCCAGTACAAAACTGTAA